gctgctctgcctgcccctgtATGGagctgccaggggctgtgggcTGCCTGCATGCCCCACTCATCACCATGAGAGCCCAAACACCTCCTGTCCTctccccatcctgtcccccACCAGGGCCGTGGCTCCCCGAGGACAGgttgggcagcagagctgcgcTGCTCCCAGTGCCGGGGGCATtcccctgcacagctcctgcccctctgccccctgcccctctgcccctACCCCACGGCAGCTGGGAAGCTCTGGGTGGTTACACACCTCCGGCAATGCCGGACACGATGGAGGCAACCCCGGAGGCAGGCGCCCCGCGCAGGCCCTCGATGGTTCGCTTGGACTGGTTGTTCAGGCGCTGCTTCAGCTCCACCTTCTCTGACTCCAGCTGGTCGATGTCTGCCTGAAGAGCATCCATGGTCTCTTCGAACTCCCTGGGGAAGAGCACACAGACCGCGTGTGGGAGATCCTCGGAGCACAGCGATGGCAGTAAGAACACGCCAGGACAACGGCCTTTTCCACAGAGTGTTTGTACAAGGCCTTCCCCAGGATCCCTGTCCCAGCCCGAGCTCTGCTGAGCACCACGAACACAGCAGTTCCCCTGCTCATCCCCCCCCCAGTATCGCCCTGCACTAACTCACCAATGCTCCCGGCCAGCCCGAGGCATGCAGACCGTGCAGTCCCCACCAGAGacctccagcagccagccccagctccacgAACCCATCCCACACATCCCACACTTACTTCTCCTTCTTCTTGAGCAGCGTCTGGGTCTCATCCAGCTTTGTCTGTATCTTTTCCACGCGGTCGTCCGCGTCCTTGGACGCGCTGTCCAGCTTCTTCTCCAGGAGGCTGAGGCGCACGTTGGCCTCGCTGAGCTCCtcgccctgcagcagcagagatcagAGGGCTCAGGCCCTGGGGGTGGCACCAAGGAAAGCTCCTCGTGGTGCCTGGGGGGTCCTGCCCCCCGCCGTGCCTGTGCCTGGCACCCAGGGaggtgctgcctgctgtgagcaggctgtggttgcagcaggcagcagctccctgacAGCAGGGTCGGTACCTCCAGGAGATCCAACTGGGATTTGGGGCAGCCAGCACCACAGGCAGCACGGTGCCGGGAGCTCAGCAGCCCCACTGCAGCTCCTCACCGACTGGCAGAGGCAGATGAGGAACGGCTCACCTTGATCTTCAGGGACTTCTTCAGCTCCTTGATGACCGTCTCCCTGTCCTCCAgcttcagccccagcccctcagcatcAGTGATCTCTGCCCGAAGAGCCGCGGCCCGCAGCTCAGCAGGGGGGGTGGGCTGCAACACACCAGAGGAAAAAGACATGAATAGTGGTGTTTTAAGAGGAATCCCAGTAATTGCAAATGGGCCACATGGCAAGTGGGGGACTGTTCTTGGCCTCCTTGTATCTGCAGGCCTCTGCTACCCATCCCCAGGTCTCTGTCCCCCCTTGCACCCAGAGGACTTCTCTAGCCAGGGACCAGCAGCAGAATACCCCACCGCTGCCCACCACGTGCTGAGCACATCAGCAGCTCCCTCAGTGTGCTCAGCACCACgtcccagcaccaccagcctcGGGGCATTGCACCTCGGTGTTTGTTCTGAGGGTCACTGTTCCCCGTGCCTTCACCACCACCAGTGTCAGCCCCTGGGGAAACCTCGGAGGCATCAAGACCTCGCAAAGGTCTTGTCTCTCTCAGCAGGATCCCGAGTTGTGGGGAATCACAGAGCAGCTCAAATGCCCGAAGCTCCTGCCGCAGGCAAAGCCCACCTTGGTCTGTGGCCTGTCAGCATCGTACTCTCCCTCCTGCATGGCCGTGGCCATCTTGTTCATGGTTGCGATGAGGATGCTGCAGGACTGCCGCAGGCACTCGTAGGGGTTGATGCCCTGGGTGCCGTAGATCTGCACGGGACAGGACAGAAGCTGTAGGTGCCCCTCAGCccccgctgcagccccctcctggCTCCCCACCAGGTGCCCCTCGGTGCGGCTGCAGCACGAGGCCAGCCGTGGGGAaggagagcacagagcagggagcagagcgCGCTGCATTTCGGCATTCCCCGGCCACGCTCCCAGGCTCCCCGAGACCCTCCCGGGCAGGTCTGCAGCCCCCGGGGACGTGCACCAACCCCACCCCGCGCCGCAGCAGAGTACAGGGGCAGTGAGAAGAGGATTTCCCACCTGCTCGCTCGCCTTGAAGGCCAGGTCCTCCAGCTTCACCGCCAGCAGCCCCTCGTTCTCTGCCAGAGGGGCGATGAGCTGCGCGCCCGCCGcggccacctcctgcagcacggCCACCACCCAGGTCAGGTGCTTGCGGCAGTCCAGCAGCGTGTCCGAAACCTGGGGCCAGGCAAAGCAGGGGGGGGTCAGGGAGGAAaggcagggggctgccccccagctccctcccagaCACTGCAGCTCCCGGCTGCACAACGCTTCCCTCGCTCTGGTGCCAGCTCCTGGCGTCTAACGCGCGTCTGAAGGAGGAAGATGGAAAACAccaggaaagacagaaagaagctCAAGGCTGGAGGAGAGTAGCTTACAAAGGCCACGTCTCCACCCTGACCAGAACGTAAAGCCCAGAGACATGcagtccctgtgctgctgcttggctcaggcagggctctgccaggcagtgctgtgctctctCCGCAGAGCCAGTGAGGAGAGCAGCAAGCTGAATGCTCtcggtgccagccccagcacgtGGCCGTGGCCCCCCAGGGAGCAGCTCGGgctccctgcctggctgcccAGCTCACCTGCTGCCCAAAGCCCAGCGCCGCGGGGATCCCCGGGGCGTCTGTGCCCGGCATGCGGCGCCTGATCTTCTTGCAGAACTGGCGGATGTCGCTGCACGAGGTCTCCAGGTCCTTGAGGAGGATGGCGAGGTCGGACgcctcctgcccagcctgggGAGCACCAAAAGGACCTCAGAAAGACTGACCGAGGGCTGGGGGGGaacccagcagcaggcagcagggccggGCACTCCTACCTGCAGGAAGGCTCGCAGCCTGCACACCTCCACGCCCATGCAGTCCAAGGCACTCTGCGTGAACTGCGGAGCACAAGCACGAGCACCGTGAGCTCACGGCAGCAGACACCAGGCAGGGCAGCTGCCCCAGGACAAGCTGGGGCTTTGGTCTCGGGTGTCTCGGGACAGGCCCTCTCTACGCCACGCTGCCACAGCTCCAGGTTTCCCAGGAGAAGTTTGAGGCATTGAATCCATTCCTGTTTTACTCCGTGGGGCACAAGACCCCCGCACCCCCCTCTGAAGCCCAGGGAGTGCAGCGGCTCGGGAAGCACAACGTCCCCCCCAGACACAGGGCTCCCTGCACCCCCCTCGCTGCTCTCCTCTCCCGGGGATGTCTGCAGGGCAAAGGGCCTGGgtttccctcccctctccccgaGCTGGGAGCCTGCAGCGTGGCTGCGCTGCCCCGCAGTGCCTgcgaggggaggagggggcagaggggcaCCCCAATTCACAGAACGATCTCAAGGGATGGGGGGGGCAGAGGCAGACAGCACGTGACAAGGACACTCGGGTCATTTGGCACCACTTCACCTTGATGTGGTCAGCCAGCTGCATCGTGCAGTCCTCAGCCTGCTCAGCCAGGTGGATGCTGTACAGGTGCTGGGGGAAAACAGCAGAGATCATCACCCCTCCAAGgtttgcacacacacaagcaaataaacCCAACGGGGGAAtccagaacaaaaacaaacaccgAATTTTTGGCTTAACTTTCGACTGAAGTGCAACCTCCCGCAATGACCCCGCCAGGTCCCTGTCAACACTGCCCCCCGACCGATGGCCTTTAACTCAAACAGGTCagcgccctgccctgcccacagAGCTGCACGAGCCTGGGACAGGGGAACCACGTCCCTGCTGCCCGCGTCCTCCCAGGGACAGAAGacgcagcccccagctgccagTGCCTCAGGCTCACGTCCTGCACGCTCCGAGGGTGAAAAGCACCCAAAGGGGAGTCGCTGCCAGCGGGTTTATCTGCAGCTCACCCACACCACAACCACCTACCTGATAGTACTTGATGGCTTTGGTCAGCGGCTCCACGTTGACCGTCTCATCCAGTTGGTCCTTGTGCAGCAGCTCGATCAGGAAGTCCAGGGAGCGCTCGTGGACGCTCATCTCGGGGTACAGCATCCCCACCTTCTTATACACCTCCACGCTGCACTTGTTCAGGGCCCTGGGGAGGGAGCGCAGGCAGTCAGCAGCTCTGGGACAGGCACACACCACACACGGCACCCACACGGGCTGTGCTTCTGGTGCCGACCCCGGAGCACTCGAGGTGCCAGCCTCAGcctgcaggctgagcagcacGGGAGCtagggagaggctggggaggacaaaacatctgtaaaaaaaCAGGGCATGAGACGGGTTGCCAGGGAGCCCCAGGGAAAGGGAgccccagagcacagcaggtCAGTCCAGGGAGACACGAGGTCtgcctgtcagcagcagcaatgccCTGTACAGCGCTCAGTGATGGGCTGGGGAAGCTTTCCCAGGGAACTGAGCACGGGGCACATGTGGTAGGGGGgactgggctgcagggggctgggagCCTGAAGCCCAGAGTGAATCCCAGGCACAATTCAGCTCAGCAAGAGAAAGGCTGTGGTGTGggacagatggaaaataaaaataaaaatcaacgCACCAAGGCTAACCCTGAGCTAAAGACACGCAGACACAGCTGAGGGACCAGCCATGCATGCTAGAGATCTGAGTCCCCCATgttcttggaaagaaaatgaggaaggagACAGAACAGAAGTGACCACCCCATCGCAGGGAGAAACCCAGGGCCCCTCAGCTTTGTTTCAGCCTTGCTGCCCAAacttcagctccagcagggtccaggccctgctgcagagctccgTGCTTCCAGAGGGTGAAGGGGGTGGGaattggggctgggggcggctgGGTACTCACTGCTCGTATTTGTGCAGCGTggcctgcaggaggctgagggaatacaccagccctgcagcaaagCTCAGCTGCTCTCCCGGAGCGCCCCGGAGGCCAGTCCGCTCTGCGCAGTTCTCGTTCAGATCAAACTTCTCCTGAGCTTGTTTGCTGATCAGCTCGGCCTGTTGGGGAGGACAACCTTGGAGAATCCCCCTGCGCCCACCCTGATCTGTCCCACTTAGTCACGGACCTGACCAACTCCCCCCTGCACCCCTACCCCCAGAAAAACAAGCTTCCTGGGGAAGATTTGAATCCAGAGGGAGAACAAGAGGGACAGCAGAGCCGAGCAGCCCGGTCAGCACTGCAAGGCACCAGGGCTGACAGCCTGCCCTGCACTGACAGACCTGAGCCACTGGTACCGTGGATGAGTGCTCCACTGAGCCATCACTGCCTGGGGGCAGGAATTtcgctccctcctcctcccaggcaaTTTTGAAAGTTCTCAAAGAAGTAAATGTTCAAAATCCCAAATTTACatgggacagaaagaaaatctccCCCAGAGCTGCGGCACAGCCACCACCTCCTGGTTAGGCCCAGTGGGCTTGAAGATGCTCCAAGCCCCATCAGCCCAGCCCAGAGCCTCGGTGCACGAATTAATGCGAGCTCTTGATGAAGCCTAACCCCCCCCAGGGCAGGCAGAAGCCACCCCACCTTGCAGATGAGCCGAGggatgagcagcagcaccaggatgCAGTCGTGGTCCCCGCCGTGGCGCAGGAAGCTGTCCGGCATGAAGGAGGTGAGCAGGGAGACGTGCCGGTTGGCCTGCTGCACCTCCATCTGCCGCAGCTCCATCTCGATggcctgcagcacacagcacaggggCCGGCTCAGCGCCACAGGGACACAGagcccccctcctcctgcagccaccaccGCCCTCCCTGACACCCCCCTGTCACTGCCCGGGGGCTGCTCTGGAGCTCTGGCCCCAGAGGAGTTGGGGTACTCCACATCGCTGTGCTCATGAGCGTTTTCCCTTCCCGGCCAGCATTCACAGTGGGATAAAGGACAGTGCTAATACTGCCAGCTCTGAGCAcgctttcagaagaaaacttccCTTTTTTGCACAGCAGTGAGCTTGGAGAAGTTTGATGTTTCTGTTGGGAGAGGGGCAcccgctgcccccagcaggGATGGATGATTTATCTCAcaccagcccccccagccccactgccgGGCAGCAGAGGCAATGAAAATATCTCGGGGCCTTTTGGGTGCAGCatggccaggagcagagcaggacctCAGCACACAGAACCAGGGATGGTTTTTCTCTTGATCAAACTGCTCTGCCCCATTAAGCCTCTCCTGCCTGTGTTCACCCTCACACCAGTGTCAGCCAGTGTCCCCTGTGCTGGTATCCTGCTCCCCCACAACGTGCCCTGtgttccctgcagctcccagcagctgcctcgGTGTTTCcactgctggcaggagcacCACAGCCCGGCTCTGAGAGCTGTGCCCCAGGGCCAGCCCCACCACATGGCAGGGACAGACCTGCCCTGAGCCCAGCATCTGCACAGTTCAGGGGCCTGGCACACAGAAGTGCCCCGTGCCTGGCGCAcggccctcctgctgcccctaCCTTCGCGTGGGCTTTTGTCTCTGCAAACTTAATCTTGAAGTCAAACATCTcgggaggaggctgctgctgcttctcagcagaTGCTTCTTGCTGACTCATGAGTTCTCGGTTCACGTCCTGAGCACAGAAAGAAGCTGCTGTCAGACAGAAAACCACCACAGGAGAGGTCTGCAACCCTGCAaccccacagctctgcagcacaccCACACCGAACCTCCACGTGCCCCCTTCTTGGGTAGGGTGGGGAGAGCTCTGGGGGCTCATTGTGCAACACACGCAGTGATGGATGAACGTCAGGAGGAGGAACAtgagcactgtccaaatgctctgttgacaccaagctgtgtgtcAGCCAAGGACTCCACACGGACTCATCACCCCTCTCCTGTGCACCACCAAAGCCGAGGGCCAAGAGCAGTGCTGGAACAACCCCAACGCTATCCCGACCTCTCCAGGACTCAGttcccagcctggagcaggagcagctcagcagccaaCTGATGAGAGGAGAAGTacctgctcctgccagcccatCCCCAGGGGCCCACGCATGCTGCCTCCCTGTCACTGAGGTCTGCTCCCTCAGGGGGAAGCACTCCTGGCTGGCAGCGCCTGCCTCCCAGCCCGGCCCCCTGCAGCACCAAACGCCCTACCTGGAGGTGAGCAGTCAGCTCTCTGTACTTCTTGATGGTCTGCTGGTAGTCGGCCACGGTCTCCTGCGCAGCCTCCACACGTTTCTCAGCCTCGCGGACCCGTGCTGTCGCCATGTCCAGCTGCTCCCGGAGCTCCAGCTCCGTCTCCCGAGCATTTTCCTGCAGCTCATCATTCATCTCGTTCATGGCTTCCTGGCAAGGGGTGGCAGGGGACGCAGTTACCCCGCAGCCCGGTGTTtttggagcagagctggggggcaccctggggtgcaaAGGCCCTGCCCTGCGCAGCACATGGGCACACTGCTCCAAGTGGCACCGAGCACGATGCCTGCGGAGGCTCCCAGACCCCTCTGGCactgctgccaggcagctcccagcacctcgGGCAGCCTCACTGCCCAGCCACACGGCCGGTGTGGAGGAGGCAGCGCGAGCACTGCCCCTTGTCCCGGAGGAGTTTCTCTTACCAGGTCCCCGACAGTCTCACGCAGCTCCCGGACCTTCTCCTCCAGGTCCAGGTTTCTCTCTGTCAGGGTCTCCACCATCTCTTCAGCGCCCAAAGCAGCATCCACCTGGAAGCACACACCCATCACAGTACAACCCAGCCGGAGAACGCAGTTTGAGGTCACTTCACACCACAGTGGGGTTGTCCCGTGGGACATGGCTGGTGCGTCCCCCCCCCAGTGACAGGGAACACCAGGACAGCAAACACCTCAAACCAGAACAGCCCACAGGCAGTCCTGTAGCCCCAGCAGGAAGGGCACAGGAAAAGCAAGGCCTGGCTGTGGCTCTTAGGGTTGTTACTGGCTcttcagctgcagccccagggcacgATGTCGAACAGCTTCAGGTCAGCATAAATGCTGCCGACCTTTGGGCTGGGTCTGTAGACTCCTGACACGGCCCTAACCAAGCCCCCCGAGGGCCTGGTGGTGGTTACACACAGACACTTAACAGAGAACGGGTGTCACAGTCCTTGCCCTAAGAGGCAgcacctctgccagcagcccaCAACCACACAACCCCGGCAGTGCTCAGGTAGCGCGGGGCCAGGTCCCTGGGGGGAGCAGCTCAGAGGAGGgcccaggcagctctgcagggagcacaGATCCATCCCGGGGGCTTCCTCAGGGCGGCCCCACACCCACACCCACATCTCAGCCTGGGGAACACCTCACGACGATGGCCAGGCAGGGAGGTTACAGGGACCAGacctcagggagctgcagatcGCTGCTGGGAAGCACAAGCCTGCGCCCTACGCCCCGGAGCCACCCTCACACCCAGCAGAGCCCCGCACAGCTCCAGGGCTGGAACAGCGTTTGGTTATGAGTGCAGACCAGAAATTAAAGTCCCTACAGCAGTATCACCAACTGGGAGATGGACAGAAAGAGCTGCGTGCCAAGAGGTGacccagagctgcctggcagcggCTGCTCGGTGCCCAAAACCAGCCCTGagcttcccctccccacccaccctctGTCGGTGGACTCACCTGCTCCTTCAGCTCATCGACCGTTTTCTCTGCCTGCTTCACCTCTTCCTGAAGCTTCTCCCTCTGCTGGCGCAGGGACTCCAGCTCGGTGTTCTTCTTCTCCATTTGTTTCTGAAGCTTGACGTGCTCCTGCTTCTCCGAGGCAGACAAGTCCCGCATCCTTCAAGAGAGCGACCAGACTCAGCACAAGCCCAGCAGAGGCTAAGAAGCCATCCCCTCGCAATACACCGCTCCTGGTGGGCTTCAAGACACCCCCACCCCCCGTTGGTGCTGGCTGCCCGCTGGCAGTGAGCTGCTGAAGAGCCCTGCCAGCCTGCACGGACCAGCTGGGCACAGAGGGGAGTTTTTTAAGCTCTCCCAAGGATGCTTGTGATGCCCAACCAGTGCCTGGGCCagcacttttggaaaaaaaatcagagctacaggggctggagggagcaAAGGCAGAATGGGAAACAAACAGAGCACAGGAGGGACAGGGAGGAAGGAACAACTACACATGGGACAGGCTAAAGCACGGAAAGGAAGAACCAAGGGAGTAAAGACCAAGAGGGCACGGGCTCTCCCAGGGAGCAACTCCAGCAGCAGTCTCCCAGCCTTTTGGGTCTCCTACCTTACAAGAGCTTCCTTGAGTCTTGCATTTTGCTCTTCCAGCTGTTTGACTTGGTAACTGGATGCTGCTCCATCCGAGCCTggagtggaaaggaaaaatctcaGCTCTCAGCCCTCCTGGCCCCCGGGGTTCAGCAAAACCAAACTCAGACAAAACGACATCGCTCCCTTCAGCAACGTCCACCCATCCCTGCAGGCTGTCTTTGTCCTCTCCACATTCTTCCCACTCCCTCAACGCGTCCATCTTTCTGTCACATCCCTCTGCCTGCATGCCTGATCTTCCACAGGTTTGATTTATTGCAGGTATAAATACAAGTATTTATACGTGCATAAGTGCTTAACGGCTGGCTCGTTCCCTGCTGTGTGTAATTTTTAAAGCTCACCTTGAATACAAAGAGCTACGAGGCCACAGGGGAATCAAATCAAGGGCAGTGCACTGGTTTTGAAGCTATGCTCAGTGCAAAGCCGGCAAGCTGGATCTAAAATCAGTGAGCATCAGCAGCTACGTTACCTATTGTGTGAAGGATGTGTCACAACACCTTTTGGGGTGGGAGCCGCTGCCCCCAGCAACAGTCACGAGCACTAAAGCTCAGCCTCTGGCATTAAACCCGAGCTCCCCCAGGCCCAGGACAAGAACGCCTGTCCCCAtgctcagagagcagcagcaaggctgccaCCCAGAGCCGccttcccagctcctctcccacctTTCTCTTCGATCTCGTGCTTTAGGATCTCCAGGTCCATGGTGAGATATTCCACCTTCTCCTTCAGGGAgtccacctcctgctgcagggactCTGCCCGCTCCTCCGCCATCTCCTTGTCCAGCGTTGCCATCTCAATCGCGTCGGCGGTGTCTGACATCTCCTCCATGTAGCGCTCCTTGGCTTCCAGGGCATCTTTGGCTTCCTGCGGGCGAGCACACGCAGCTGGGGCCGTGCCTGGGGTGCCCAGGGCCGGTGAGGAGAGCCCTATCCCAAAACCACGAGCCTCAGACCATCACAACGCTCACGGCTCCCCCAAAGGGAACGAGTCCAACTGACAAAGGGTGTCAGAGCTGAGAGGAGAAGGCAGGCCCATCGCCTTCCCCCCAGCATCcatctcccctctcccctccatcAGAAGAGCCCGGCAGGAGCACCCCCAGAAACCAACCTGCAGGCAAGGGGAGGGGGGTGTGAGGGAAGGAGAGACCCGGACCTGCAGCGCTGGTGCAGGACCACACGAACAGATCGCTGGGGAAGCAAAGGAAGGAGCCCCCGGGACAAAACAGGGcaaagagcagagaggagaagCTCATTTCTcagtgctgagtgctgctgcctgcccgaGAGCACCAAGCTGCAGCACAAGGAGCACGTCGGAGGAGCACATCGCCTGTCCCTGGGGAGCGCAGGGCACTGACACCAAACGGCAGACACCCGGTGACACTGCGGGCAGGGAGCCCTGCTTCATAACTTGGGTGAGGACAGAACAAAAGGCAGCTGAGAGAAGGCAGCCTAGAGCTATTGCTACAAGGACGACAAGCCTCCAGAAGAAGGGAGGGACCCAGGAACACCCGGGGGGTAAGGACACCACACCCCAGGAGCAGGCACAGGGCTCGTGGGCACGGTGCAAACCCCAGTGGCTCAGCACCTTCCCCTGCtgagccagggcagcagcagcagagcccgaTGGAGAAACATTTCTCCATAAGGAGCAACGCCCAGGGCCATCAGCTCCCAGCCCTAGGGCATTCGCTGGCAGCGATTCTCACCAAGCtaccctgcagggcaggagctcgAGATACAGAATTTTAGCTAAAGGGAGAAgaagtttaacaaaataaaagtccACAACAGACTGGGAGCCCGCTGGAGGGAGAAATTGAGCCAGAGCACATATGGAAAGGAACGGCAGAGacgtgtgtctgtgtctgtgtctgtctgtctgtgtctgtctgtgtctgtctgtgctTCACACATCCCCACGGTGGGGACTCCACAGcgtctctgggcagcctgctccggGGTTTGATCACTTCCACACTagaagtttttcttcctgtttaaaccagatttcctgtatttcagttcgTGCCCCTTTCCTCTTGCACTCCCAGTGGGCATCGCtaagagcctggctctgtcttgTTCCCCCCCTTAATTAAACACGCTGATAACCCCCCAGCCCTAAGCCTTCCCTCACACCGTCAGGACGCGCTCGGCTCCAGCATGGCTGCAGAGCACTGGATCAGCCAAGTGCTGTGCAAGACCAGCTCCTGGGACGCCCAGCTCCCACGTGGAACCTGTGCCGATCACTGACTCAGCACAATGAAGAGCAGCTCGTGTCACTGCTGTATTTACAACGCTGGGATGGAGCTGCTGTGAGCGACGAGCACTGTGCAGGGACACGGGGCACTGGGACATCGGGGAAGCCTAAGCCTGCAGTCAGCACTGGGGGAGATGAGCAGGTCCTGTGCTGTTACCCACGGGTCTGCTCCTACTGTGGGAGCTCCAAGACCTCCAGGAACTCTCCCTCAGACTTTGGAGGAGAACAGCAGCTTATCAGCAGGTCTGGAATCTTAACGGAGCCATTCCCACAgctctggcagggctgcagcagcagattaAACCGGAGAAAGGCGGCTGCTGCCACACGGGGACACCTCCCCTGCAGGGTGAGCTGCACGACCTGCTCCTCAGCCACCGCTCTCCATTCCCAGCCATTAAAGGAAACCGTCCCTGACTCTGCCTTGTCTTACCCTGCACAAGGCTGACAGGAATCGATCTGTGGAGAGCGCAGACGCTCCTGCCTCAAGCTGTCTGACAGACGGGGCcggcaggcagcagaaagcaaagcaatccCCAGGGTGCACAACATCTGATACCTTGACAGGCCTGTGCAGGGTCCGCCCAAGGGCTGTCTGCTCTCACAGCTAGcgtggggaaaggaggaggctACGGCTCCAGCTCCAGGacaggctgcaggcactgctgcctcGACGCGCCAGGGGCAGCCGGCACCCACACGCGTGCGGTGCGTGACACGTGCCGTGCAGCCTGTGCTCGGCGTTTGCACGGGCAGCTCAATACCTGAACCAATATTTACGATGGAGAGAACAGCGATAGGTGAGGTCAGAGGCCATTTCACAACCCTGCACGTATTCAGAAGGCCAAGAGCCAGGACAGTCCACAGTTTAACGCtgggatattaaaaaaaaaacaaacaacacaggACAAAGCACACAACTCccacccaaaacaaacaaatcattcTCAGCAATTGAATTAGCCCTGGGATCATTCCCccctgtgccagccccagcaccgtgGCTGcgcggctccccggggctgcccaCCTTTTTGGCCTCCTTTAACCGTTTCTGGAGATCAGCCTGTTGCTCTTGCATTTTGCTCTTCCATTCCTGCACCTGCTCCAGCTGGATCTTGTACTTCTCGAGCTCTTTAAGCTTTGCTTTGTCTTCATTCCGCTTTATCTTCAGAGTCTCCAATTTTTCCTCCAGGTCCCTGACTTGAGAACGCAAATTTTCCTCCTCCTACAAAGTCAAACAAAGAATTACCAGAGGGAACAGGAGCATTGTTTGGAGAGACCTCCAAAGACGTTGATTTACCCCGCAGGGAGCAAACCTCAGAACCTGGCCCAG
This genomic window from Aythya fuligula isolate bAytFul2 chromosome 4, bAytFul2.pri, whole genome shotgun sequence contains:
- the DCTN1 gene encoding dynactin subunit 1 isoform X4 yields the protein MAQSKRHTYGRASSTGPRMSTEGSSKPLKVGSRVEVIGKGHRGTVAYVGATLFATGKWVGVILDEAKGKNDGTVQGRKYFTCEENHGIFVRQSQIQVFEDGADTTSPETPDSAALKVPKRDSLEAAKASKLTTARRPKPTRTPSSAASSGTAGPSGSASASGGEMSSSEPSTPAQTPLVAPVIPSPSLTSPVAPMVPSPTKEEENLRSQVRDLEEKLETLKIKRNEDKAKLKELEKYKIQLEQVQEWKSKMQEQQADLQKRLKEAKKEAKDALEAKERYMEEMSDTADAIEMATLDKEMAEERAESLQQEVDSLKEKVEYLTMDLEILKHEIEEKGSDGAASSYQVKQLEEQNARLKEALVRMRDLSASEKQEHVKLQKQMEKKNTELESLRQQREKLQEEVKQAEKTVDELKEQVDAALGAEEMVETLTERNLDLEEKVRELRETVGDLEAMNEMNDELQENARETELELREQLDMATARVREAEKRVEAAQETVADYQQTIKKYRELTAHLQDVNRELMSQQEASAEKQQQPPPEMFDFKIKFAETKAHAKAIEMELRQMEVQQANRHVSLLTSFMPDSFLRHGGDHDCILVLLLIPRLICKAELISKQAQEKFDLNENCAERTGLRGAPGEQLSFAAGLVYSLSLLQATLHKYEQALNKCSVEVYKKVGMLYPEMSVHERSLDFLIELLHKDQLDETVNVEPLTKAIKYYQHLYSIHLAEQAEDCTMQLADHIKFTQSALDCMGVEVCRLRAFLQAGQEASDLAILLKDLETSCSDIRQFCKKIRRRMPGTDAPGIPAALGFGQQVSDTLLDCRKHLTWVVAVLQEVAAAGAQLIAPLAENEGLLAVKLEDLAFKASEQIYGTQGINPYECLRQSCSILIATMNKMATAMQEGEYDADRPQTKPTPPAELRAAALRAEITDAEGLGLKLEDRETVIKELKKSLKIKGEELSEANVRLSLLEKKLDSASKDADDRVEKIQTKLDETQTLLKKKEKEFEETMDALQADIDQLESEKVELKQRLNNQSKRTIEGLRGAPASGVASIVSGIAGEEQQRGVGAGQAAGGGSGPVQVKDSPLLLQQIEALQLSIKHLKNENNRLKGAQMKMELASLKPLHVAKVSVAKNKHGEDLATVSLYRKTSQLLETLYQMSTNTKVVDMKQTKSGRSAATRLLEQTARLWSLKTTIDTLQADTLREVVQQHPGASVPTAFGVFPSSSFLKAQREQEQGAAAFGRVSVPCAAGQGHTERVLLTPELLQRLQGHFVC
- the DCTN1 gene encoding dynactin subunit 1 isoform X3; translation: MAQSKRHTYGRASSTGPRMSTEGSSKPLKVGSRVEVIGKGHRGTVAYVGATLFATGKWVGVILDEAKGKNDGTVQGRKYFTCEENHGIFVRQSQIQVFEDGADTTSPETPDSAALKVPKRDSLEAAKASKLRGVKPKKPTRTPSSAASSGTAGPSGSASASGGEMSSSEPSTPAQTPLVAPVIPSPSLTSPVAPMVPSPTKEEENLRSQVRDLEEKLETLKIKRNEDKAKLKELEKYKIQLEQVQEWKSKMQEQQADLQKRLKEAKKEAKDALEAKERYMEEMSDTADAIEMATLDKEMAEERAESLQQEVDSLKEKVEYLTMDLEILKHEIEEKGSDGAASSYQVKQLEEQNARLKEALVRMRDLSASEKQEHVKLQKQMEKKNTELESLRQQREKLQEEVKQAEKTVDELKEQVDAALGAEEMVETLTERNLDLEEKVRELRETVGDLEAMNEMNDELQENARETELELREQLDMATARVREAEKRVEAAQETVADYQQTIKKYRELTAHLQDVNRELMSQQEASAEKQQQPPPEMFDFKIKFAETKAHAKAIEMELRQMEVQQANRHVSLLTSFMPDSFLRHGGDHDCILVLLLIPRLICKAELISKQAQEKFDLNENCAERTGLRGAPGEQLSFAAGLVYSLSLLQATLHKYEQALNKCSVEVYKKVGMLYPEMSVHERSLDFLIELLHKDQLDETVNVEPLTKAIKYYQHLYSIHLAEQAEDCTMQLADHIKFTQSALDCMGVEVCRLRAFLQAGQEASDLAILLKDLETSCSDIRQFCKKIRRRMPGTDAPGIPAALGFGQQVSDTLLDCRKHLTWVVAVLQEVAAAGAQLIAPLAENEGLLAVKLEDLAFKASEQIYGTQGINPYECLRQSCSILIATMNKMATAMQEGEYDADRPQTKPTPPAELRAAALRAEITDAEGLGLKLEDRETVIKELKKSLKIKGEELSEANVRLSLLEKKLDSASKDADDRVEKIQTKLDETQTLLKKKEKEFEETMDALQADIDQLESEKVELKQRLNNQSKRTIEGLRGAPASGVASIVSGIAGEEQQRGVGAGQAAGGGSGPVQVKDSPLLLQQIEALQLSIKHLKNENNRLKGAQMKMELASLKPLHVAKVSVAKNKHGEDLATVSLYRKTSQLLETLYQMSTNTKVVDMKQTKSGRSAATRLLEQTARLWSLKTTIDTLQADTLREVVQQHPGASVPTAFGVFPSSSFLKAQREQEQGAAAFGRVSVPCAAGQGHTERVLLTPELLQRLQGHFVC